One Pagrus major chromosome 15, Pma_NU_1.0 DNA window includes the following coding sequences:
- the b3galnt2 gene encoding UDP-GalNAc:beta-1,3-N-acetylgalactosaminyltransferase 2, with translation MRRLALILLPCAVAVLVHLWLAHRPSSTPPDNNTHSDEALPFYEVLVGVLSARHHYELRQAIRETWLGYLRDHPHFQHRVGVKFIVGEHGCPIPEEDREDPYSCTLLNFTEPVAGQDAEIEIVTVSDPSVLVPADVTAIALDFKVLHPVVITRLGVFPSGRQPELQSNVTVKLLQLDQEEAVVTARFSAISTGTLVNGVWYKPVEQFILPKGFEGTLVWENLDSAGLSTVNSSSVQLSDGGGVLKISSIAEGILPHRSALGFPGLAGGFTFTIYDGDGLSVLLRGRPARMEHHASRLREEDAALQQESLRHGDMVFVDVVDTYRNVPSKLLQFYKWSVGNADFNLLLKTDDDCYIDVDSVLMKIDHKGLKRSNFWWGNFRQSWAVDRIGKWQELEYASPAYPAFACGSGYVVSRDLVQWLANNADKLKAYQGEDVSMGIWMAAVGPQKYQDPGWLCEKECYLDMLSSPQHTAEELHILWDRKRACGDPCGCPWGH, from the exons ATGCGGAGGCTAGCGCTCATTCTGCTGCCCTGTGCTGTCGCCGTCCTGGTGCACTTGTGGTTGGCACATcgaccctcctccaccccgccggacaacaacacacactcgG ATGAGGCGTTACCTTTCTATGAAGTTTTGGTGGGAGTGCTGTCAGCGAGACACCATTATGAACTGCGACAAGCGATAAGGGAGACCTGGCTGGGCTACCTTCGAGATCACCCCCACTTCCAGCACAG agtGGGGGTGAAGTTTATCGTGGGCGAACATGGCTGTCCCATtccagaggaggacagagaggatcCGTACTCCTGCACCCTCCTGAACTTCACCGAGCcag TGGCAGGCCAGGATGCGGAGATAGAGATCGTGACGGTGTCTGACCCCTCGGTGCTTGTCCCCGCTGACGTGACGGCCATCGCCCTGGATTTCAAGGTCCTCCACCCGGTGGTGATCACCAGGCTGGGGGTGTTTCCCAGCGGGAGGCAGCCTGAACTTCAGAGCAATGTGACGGTGAAGCTTCTCCAGCTGGACCAGGAG gaGGCTGTGGTCACTGCTCGCTTCAGTGCCATCAGCACAGGGACCTTGGTGAACGGAGTGTGGTACAAACCAGTGGAGCAGTTCATCTTGCCTAAG GGGTTTGAAGGAACACTTGTCTGGGAGAATCTGGACTCTGCTGGATTGAGCACAGTCAACTCGTCGTCTGTGCAGCTCAGTGACGGAGGAGGCGTCCTCAAGATCTCCTCT ATCGCAGAGGGCATATTGCCTCATAGAAGCGCACTTGGATTTCCTGGTTTGGCTGGAGGGTTCACCTTTACTATCTATG ATGGAGACGGCCTGTCGGTACTCCTGCGGGGCCGCCCAGCCAGGATGGAGCACCATGCCTCcaggctgagagaggaggatgcCGCCTTGCAGCAGGAGAGCCTCCGGCACGGCGACATGGTGTTTGTAGACGTGGTAGACACCTACAGGAACGTGCCTTCCAAACTGCTTCAGTTCTATAAATG GTCTGTGGGAAACGCTGACTTTAATCTGCTGCTGAAGACTGATGATGATTGTTACATCGATGTGGACTCGGTATTAATGAAGATTGACCACAAGGGTCTCAAGCGCAGCAATTTCTGGTGGGGGAA TTTCAGGCAGAGCTGGGCAGTGGATCGTATCGGGAAGTGGCAGGAGCTCGAGTATGCCAGTCCAGCCTACCCGGCGTTTGCCTGCGGCTCAGGCTACGTGGTCTCTCGTGACCTGGTCCAGTGGCTCGCCAACAATGCGGATAAACTGAAAGCCTACCAG GGAGAAGATGTGAGCATGGGGATATGGATGGCAGCAGTTGGACCACAGAAATATcag GACCCCGGCTGGCTGTGTGAGAAGGAGTGCTACCTGGACATGCTGTCGTCTCCCCAGCACACAGCCGAGGAGCTGCACATCCTCTGGGACAGGAAGAGGGCCTGCGGGGACCCCTGCGGCTGTCCCTGGGGCCACTAA